From a single Lactococcus carnosus genomic region:
- the typA gene encoding translational GTPase TypA — translation MTKLREDIRNVAIIAHVDHGKTTLVDELLKQSDTLNARAHLDDRAMDSNDLEKERGITILAKNTAVKYKDKHINILDTPGHADFGGEVERIMKMVDGVVLVVDAYEGTMPQTRFVLKKALDQGLTPIVVVNKIDKPSARPEEVVDEVLELLIELGADEEQLEFPVVYASAINGTSSLSDSLDTQEHTMAPLFETIVDHIPAPVDNSEEPLQFQVSLLDYNDFVGRIGIGRVFRGTIKVGDSVTLSKLDGSKQNFRVTKLFGFFGLDRVEIKEAKAGDLIAVSGMDDIFVGETVTPSNHIDPLPILHIDEPTLQMTFLVNNSPFAGREGKWVTSRKIEERLQSELQTDVSLRIDPTDSPDRWIVSGRGELHLSILIETMRREGYELQVSRPEVIEREIDGVRSEPFERVQIDTPEEYQGSIIQALSERKGNMQDMINTGNGQVRLIFLVPARGLIGFSTEFLSMTRGYGIMNHTYDQYMPMIHEQIGGRSRGALVSADSGKTTTYAIMGVEERGTIFVNPGTEVYEGMLVGEHSRENDLTVNVTKAKQMTNVRSANKDQTNVIKTPRILTLEESIEFMGDDEFLEITPESIRLRKQLLNKAEREKANKKKKS, via the coding sequence TTGACTAAATTACGCGAAGACATTCGTAATGTTGCAATCATCGCCCACGTTGACCATGGAAAAACAACACTTGTTGATGAACTCTTAAAGCAATCTGATACCCTAAATGCTAGAGCACATCTTGATGATCGTGCCATGGACTCAAACGATCTTGAAAAAGAACGTGGTATTACGATTCTTGCTAAAAATACAGCAGTTAAATATAAAGACAAACATATCAACATCTTGGATACACCTGGTCACGCGGATTTCGGTGGCGAAGTAGAACGTATCATGAAAATGGTTGATGGTGTTGTCCTTGTTGTCGATGCTTATGAAGGTACAATGCCGCAAACGCGTTTTGTATTGAAAAAAGCGTTAGACCAAGGGTTGACACCAATTGTTGTTGTTAATAAAATTGACAAACCATCTGCACGTCCTGAAGAAGTCGTAGATGAAGTATTAGAACTCTTGATCGAACTTGGTGCTGACGAAGAACAACTTGAATTCCCAGTTGTTTATGCTTCTGCAATCAATGGGACATCAAGTCTTTCAGATTCACTTGACACGCAAGAACATACGATGGCGCCATTGTTTGAAACAATCGTTGACCATATTCCTGCACCAGTTGATAACTCTGAAGAACCGTTACAATTCCAAGTATCATTGCTTGACTACAACGATTTTGTTGGTCGTATCGGTATCGGACGTGTGTTCCGTGGGACGATTAAAGTTGGGGACAGCGTTACCTTGTCTAAACTTGATGGCTCAAAACAAAACTTCCGTGTTACAAAACTATTTGGTTTCTTCGGTTTAGACCGTGTTGAAATCAAAGAAGCAAAAGCTGGTGACTTGATTGCCGTTTCTGGTATGGATGATATCTTTGTTGGTGAGACTGTTACACCGTCTAACCACATCGATCCATTACCAATTCTGCACATTGATGAACCAACGTTGCAAATGACTTTCCTTGTTAATAACTCACCTTTTGCTGGTCGCGAAGGTAAATGGGTAACATCACGTAAGATTGAAGAACGTCTCCAATCTGAGTTACAAACTGACGTTTCTCTACGTATCGACCCAACTGACTCACCTGACCGTTGGATCGTATCTGGTCGTGGCGAATTGCATTTGTCAATCTTGATCGAAACAATGCGTCGTGAAGGCTATGAGCTTCAAGTATCACGTCCAGAAGTCATTGAACGCGAAATTGATGGTGTTCGTTCTGAACCGTTTGAACGTGTTCAAATCGACACACCTGAAGAATACCAAGGATCAATCATCCAAGCACTCTCTGAACGTAAAGGGAACATGCAAGACATGATTAATACTGGTAATGGTCAAGTTCGTTTGATCTTCCTTGTACCTGCTCGTGGCTTAATCGGATTCTCTACTGAATTCTTATCTATGACACGTGGTTACGGTATCATGAACCATACGTATGACCAATATATGCCTATGATTCATGAACAAATCGGTGGTCGTAGCCGTGGTGCACTTGTTTCAGCTGATTCAGGTAAAACAACAACTTACGCGATCATGGGTGTTGAAGAACGTGGTACAATCTTTGTTAATCCAGGTACAGAAGTTTATGAAGGCATGCTTGTCGGTGAACATTCACGCGAAAATGACTTAACAGTAAACGTGACTAAAGCGAAACAAATGACAAACGTCCGTTCAGCAAACAAAGACCAAACAAACGTTATCAAAACACCACGTATTTTGACATTAGAAGAATCAATCGAATTT